The Bacteroidales bacterium genome contains a region encoding:
- a CDS encoding phosphoadenosine phosphosulfate reductase family protein gives SVTRTNLQPIEWDAQNEMIKVNPLYNWSEKDVWNYIKGNGVPYNELHDKGYPSIGCEPCTRAVKPGEDVRAGRWWWEEPDKKECGLHANGNNKSSN, from the coding sequence AATCGGTTACCAGGACCAATCTGCAGCCCATAGAATGGGATGCGCAAAACGAGATGATCAAGGTGAATCCGCTTTATAACTGGTCCGAGAAAGATGTATGGAATTACATCAAAGGGAATGGAGTGCCTTACAATGAACTCCATGATAAAGGTTATCCCAGCATAGGTTGCGAACCGTGTACACGAGCTGTAAAACCCGGAGAAGATGTACGCGCAGGAAGATGGTGGTGGGAAGAGCCCGATAAGAAAGAATGCGGGCTGCATGCCAATGGAAACAACAAAAGCTCAAATTGA